Proteins encoded within one genomic window of Lysinibacillus louembei:
- a CDS encoding SF0329 family protein: MRFSKQQQQFEHFLADKLKGQVQLYATVHRKAHDQPAKVWLVYKGEEILRTDDLAFQVRVNQQYTKQAMELPRIPYNENWEVMMQSTERQALVNLSDQIEQQVMNEGLYPAWLFYQALDAFYGLTIEGALHHENELVQVLAMLDRRLGKRRLAAMEPQTPLAQKFHALRCEVEGIIKIGRSGGR; this comes from the coding sequence ATGCGATTTAGTAAACAGCAGCAGCAATTTGAGCACTTTTTAGCCGATAAGCTGAAAGGGCAAGTACAGCTTTATGCGACAGTACATCGAAAGGCGCATGACCAGCCTGCAAAAGTATGGCTAGTATATAAAGGTGAGGAAATTTTGCGCACGGATGATTTAGCATTCCAAGTACGTGTGAATCAGCAATATACAAAGCAAGCAATGGAGCTACCGCGAATACCATACAACGAAAATTGGGAAGTGATGATGCAATCAACAGAACGCCAGGCACTTGTGAATTTAAGCGATCAAATCGAACAGCAAGTAATGAATGAGGGACTTTACCCTGCTTGGTTGTTCTATCAAGCATTAGATGCATTTTATGGACTTACAATAGAGGGGGCACTGCATCATGAAAATGAGCTAGTGCAAGTGCTTGCAATGCTTGACCGTAGACTAGGAAAACGCAGACTTGCAGCAATGGAGCCACAAACTCCACTTGCACAAAAATTCCATGCTTTACGCTGCGAAGTAGAAGGTATAATTAAAATAGGCAGGAGTGGAGGAAGATGA
- a CDS encoding antibiotic biosynthesis monooxygenase family protein, with amino-acid sequence MSHLANTYELPYYAVIFASERTEGDQGYHVMATKMAQLASKQKGYLGVESARDAHLGITVSYWQTLEDIAAWKANAAHQVAQERGKKEWYSRFALRVCKVERDYLFEM; translated from the coding sequence ATGAGTCATTTAGCGAATACATATGAGCTACCCTATTATGCGGTAATTTTTGCTTCAGAGCGAACAGAGGGTGACCAAGGCTATCATGTGATGGCCACAAAAATGGCGCAATTAGCGAGTAAGCAAAAGGGCTATTTAGGTGTCGAAAGTGCAAGAGATGCACATTTAGGTATTACCGTTTCCTACTGGCAAACGCTTGAAGATATTGCAGCCTGGAAGGCAAATGCCGCTCATCAGGTGGCACAAGAGCGTGGAAAAAAGGAATGGTATAGTCGATTCGCATTACGTGTATGCAAAGTAGAACGCGATTACTTATTTGAAATGTAA
- a CDS encoding YxcD family protein has translation MEQLTLFEQDLINAICIFHARFKNVQPENVEVELMYDDLAGYTAEAYVNGQVELYNTVNFITALRLYIDEKLQRDSISARISLDIDDEAGMIANVSW, from the coding sequence ATGGAACAACTAACATTATTCGAGCAGGATTTAATTAATGCGATTTGCATTTTCCATGCACGCTTTAAAAATGTTCAGCCTGAAAATGTAGAAGTTGAGCTAATGTATGATGATTTAGCAGGCTATACAGCAGAAGCCTATGTGAATGGCCAAGTTGAACTATACAATACTGTTAATTTTATTACCGCGTTACGTCTTTATATCGATGAAAAGCTACAACGTGATTCAATCAGTGCACGAATCTCACTTGATATTGATGATGAAGCTGGCATGATTGCCAATGTTTCATGGTAA
- the argS gene encoding arginine--tRNA ligase, whose product MKKQLATIISIALQNELSVTEVTALLEKPKHEHLGDLAFPCFILAKKLKKAPAIIATELASCIQADFIKELKVEGGYLNFYLQQLPIAQQVIAQIMAEQGQYGTRSTNKEAIVLDFSSPNIAKPFSMGHLRSTVIGNALANIAEKMGYQAVRINHLGDWGTQFGKLIVAYKLWGNKEAIEAAPIAELLKIYVRFHEEAEHNDGLNEQARQAFKALEDGNEEAHALWQWFRAASLQEFQAIYQLLGITFDSYNGEAFYNDKMARIVTELEEKQLLVESDGAMVVPLADMSPCLIKKNDGATLYATRDLAAAVYRQETYAPAKVFYVVGNEQSLHFKQLFAVLQQMGYDWAKNYQHIPFGMMLVGGKKMSTRKGKVVLLADVLKEAIDAAFHNIEEKNPTLVNKEEVAKAVGIGAVIFNDLKNDRMHDIDFDIEQMVTFEGETGPYVQYAYARIQTLLKKGAYVANEEPIIHVDEAAWPLIKQLQDFPDSLAKAFKDADPSQIAKYSLQLARSFNKYYAQTKLLSGDEYQQARLAIAHCVALVLGESLRLLGIASPKEM is encoded by the coding sequence ATGAAAAAGCAATTAGCAACAATCATTAGCATAGCATTGCAAAATGAGTTATCAGTAACAGAGGTGACAGCATTATTGGAAAAGCCGAAGCATGAGCATTTAGGGGATCTTGCTTTTCCATGCTTCATATTAGCAAAAAAATTGAAAAAAGCACCAGCTATCATTGCGACTGAGCTAGCATCGTGTATTCAAGCAGATTTCATTAAAGAGCTGAAGGTGGAAGGTGGCTATCTTAATTTTTATTTACAGCAGCTACCAATTGCACAGCAAGTTATCGCCCAAATTATGGCTGAACAAGGACAGTATGGCACGCGTTCTACCAACAAAGAAGCAATTGTGCTTGACTTTTCTTCACCGAATATTGCCAAGCCCTTTTCGATGGGGCACTTGCGCTCCACAGTCATTGGGAATGCATTAGCGAATATTGCTGAGAAAATGGGCTATCAGGCAGTGCGTATTAATCATTTAGGGGATTGGGGCACACAGTTTGGCAAGCTGATTGTGGCATACAAATTATGGGGCAATAAAGAAGCAATTGAAGCGGCACCAATTGCTGAGCTGTTAAAAATTTATGTGCGCTTTCATGAGGAGGCAGAGCACAATGATGGGCTAAATGAGCAGGCACGTCAAGCATTTAAGGCATTGGAGGATGGTAATGAAGAAGCACACGCATTATGGCAATGGTTTAGAGCAGCTTCTTTACAGGAATTCCAAGCAATTTATCAATTGCTCGGCATCACATTTGATAGCTACAACGGGGAAGCCTTTTACAATGATAAAATGGCACGCATTGTGACAGAGCTTGAAGAAAAGCAATTATTAGTCGAATCAGACGGAGCCATGGTTGTGCCACTTGCTGATATGTCGCCATGCTTAATTAAGAAAAATGATGGTGCCACATTGTATGCAACACGTGATTTAGCGGCTGCTGTTTACCGTCAAGAAACATATGCACCAGCGAAAGTTTTTTATGTTGTAGGCAATGAGCAATCGTTGCATTTCAAGCAATTGTTTGCGGTTTTACAACAAATGGGCTATGACTGGGCAAAAAATTATCAGCATATTCCATTCGGCATGATGCTCGTTGGTGGCAAAAAAATGTCGACGAGAAAAGGCAAGGTTGTACTGCTTGCAGATGTGTTAAAGGAAGCGATTGATGCAGCCTTCCATAATATTGAGGAGAAAAATCCCACGCTTGTAAATAAGGAAGAAGTAGCAAAAGCGGTTGGCATTGGTGCAGTGATTTTCAACGATTTAAAAAATGACCGCATGCATGATATCGATTTTGATATTGAGCAAATGGTGACATTTGAAGGAGAAACAGGTCCATATGTGCAATATGCATATGCAAGGATTCAAACGCTGTTGAAGAAGGGGGCTTATGTAGCTAATGAGGAGCCAATCATACATGTGGATGAAGCGGCTTGGCCATTAATTAAGCAATTACAGGACTTCCCAGACAGCCTAGCAAAAGCATTCAAAGATGCGGATCCATCGCAAATTGCCAAATATAGCTTACAGCTAGCGCGCAGCTTTAATAAATATTATGCCCAAACGAAGCTACTAAGCGGCGACGAATACCAGCAAGCCCGTTTAGCTATCGCACATTGCGTGGCACTAGTGTTAGGCGAAAGCTTACGCTTATTAGGAATTGCAAGCCCAAAGGAGATGTAG
- a CDS encoding metallophosphoesterase family protein, protein MQFALLTDIHGNAVALQAVLQDIKERGVDEVYCTGDLIGIGHQSNEVLQLLSALPHCEIVCGNHDEAALAIIEGQPYPKSHAGIRAHHEWLAARLDPALIPLLQQLPREIEKTIHTKRFLFTHYALKGKNMPFHEDPFASIHQPSLENMEKLFQAYPIYDCICFGHHHPTHVFENDKTMYINPGALGCNSPNKAKYAICTVDTAIHWTFIEVAYDGAAFIEQFKQTDIPDKDFILTSFHAEANKN, encoded by the coding sequence ATGCAGTTTGCACTTTTGACAGATATTCATGGCAATGCTGTTGCTTTACAGGCAGTTTTACAAGATATAAAGGAGCGAGGTGTGGATGAGGTCTATTGCACAGGTGATTTAATTGGTATTGGACACCAATCAAATGAAGTATTGCAGTTGCTCAGCGCCTTGCCACATTGTGAAATTGTTTGTGGTAATCACGATGAGGCAGCGTTAGCAATTATTGAAGGTCAGCCTTACCCAAAAAGTCATGCGGGCATTCGTGCGCATCATGAATGGCTTGCGGCAAGGCTCGATCCAGCATTGATTCCTTTGTTACAGCAGCTGCCACGTGAAATAGAGAAAACGATTCATACGAAGCGCTTTTTATTTACGCATTATGCGTTAAAAGGAAAGAATATGCCTTTCCATGAAGACCCGTTTGCCTCAATTCATCAGCCATCACTTGAAAATATGGAGAAGCTATTTCAAGCTTATCCAATATATGATTGCATTTGCTTTGGACATCATCATCCAACACATGTCTTTGAAAATGACAAGACCATGTATATCAATCCAGGTGCTTTAGGCTGCAATAGTCCAAACAAGGCGAAATATGCGATTTGCACTGTTGATACAGCTATACATTGGACATTTATTGAAGTGGCCTATGACGGTGCCGCGTTTATTGAGCAATTTAAGCAGACCGATATTCCTGACAAGGATTTTATTTTGACATCATTTCATGCGGAGGCTAATAAAAATTAG
- a CDS encoding YqhV family protein, producing the protein MELALLYMIWLRILSGSIDIAAAFLMYKLGALEKAFVVNTSLALVGPIIFIVTTGIGLAGMQDKISFAKMLCLFSGILLIFISLRMK; encoded by the coding sequence GTGGAACTAGCACTTCTTTATATGATTTGGCTCCGTATTTTATCTGGCAGCATTGATATTGCAGCTGCATTTCTGATGTACAAGCTTGGCGCTTTAGAAAAGGCGTTCGTTGTCAATACCTCTCTTGCGCTCGTTGGTCCCATTATTTTTATTGTCACAACAGGCATCGGCTTAGCTGGGATGCAGGATAAAATTTCCTTCGCAAAAATGCTTTGTTTATTTAGTGGTATTTTGCTAATTTTTATTAGCCTCCGCATGAAATGA
- a CDS encoding nucleotide excision repair endonuclease yields the protein MIKIELPKPDLVIRQREQVLKPGDVEITPFHGFIDFHKITREKGGIFFFYNEKNELLFVGKARKIRQRIKKHFEDNVSPMKKYRDEIFKIEVYEIEDPMEREIYETYAINTLRAKYNIDKVFFE from the coding sequence TTGATTAAAATTGAATTACCAAAACCAGATCTTGTTATTCGTCAACGTGAACAAGTGTTAAAACCAGGTGATGTAGAGATTACACCATTCCACGGCTTTATCGACTTCCATAAAATCACACGCGAAAAAGGCGGAATTTTCTTCTTTTACAACGAAAAAAACGAGCTTTTATTCGTTGGGAAAGCGCGCAAAATTCGCCAGCGCATTAAAAAGCATTTCGAGGACAATGTGTCACCGATGAAAAAATATCGCGATGAAATCTTTAAAATCGAAGTGTACGAAATCGAAGACCCAATGGAACGTGAAATTTACGAAACATACGCAATCAACACATTACGTGCGAAGTACAACATCGATAAAGTTTTCTTTGAATAA
- a CDS encoding MerR family transcriptional regulator translates to MLKIGELAEMTGITKRTIDYYTNLGLLKAKRSSSNYRYYNQEAIEQLHFIERKKKEGLSLEQIKHLIEPKMEEIDIQDIRVQMQQLEKEVALLVTKLSKEDQLAKQNIVTKMKQDSNTLIQSLLLLIT, encoded by the coding sequence ATGCTGAAAATTGGTGAACTAGCTGAAATGACAGGGATTACGAAGCGCACAATTGATTATTATACGAATCTAGGTTTGTTGAAAGCAAAGCGATCTAGTTCTAACTATCGCTATTACAATCAAGAGGCTATTGAGCAGCTACATTTTATTGAGCGCAAGAAAAAGGAAGGGCTTTCATTAGAGCAAATTAAACATTTGATTGAACCGAAGATGGAGGAAATTGATATTCAAGATATTCGTGTGCAGATGCAGCAGCTAGAAAAAGAGGTAGCATTGCTCGTGACAAAGTTATCAAAAGAAGACCAGCTTGCAAAACAAAATATTGTAACAAAAATGAAGCAAGATAGTAACACATTAATACAATCATTACTACTATTAATCACTTAG
- a CDS encoding hemolysin family protein, whose translation MTTSINLTIFIILLALTAFFVATEFAIVKVRQSRIDQLLAEGVKSAPSAKQVTTHLDEYLSACQLGITVTALGIGMVGEKTFEFILHPFFEMLGIGTDYIKFFTIGGAFVIATFLHVVVGELAPKTVAIQKAEKVTLLFSKPIMLFYKILYPFIWFLNGSARLLVGLFGMKPASEHELSHTEEELRLLLAESFKSGEINKNELKYVNNVFEFDDKIAREIMVPRTEIVGFDISANFREIITLISEERYTRYPVYDGDRDNIIGFLNIKEILTLGINNRITEETFKFEDFINPILKTIETIPIHDLLTKMQKERVHMAVLLDEYGGTSGLVTVEDILEELVGEIRDEFDGDEVPDIRKVGEGHYILYAKMLLDDVSKLLHIELENPDIDTIGGWYFSQNTDLVDDVVIEYENYAFSIYEKEDIYLRYIEVRKLEEKELVVEE comes from the coding sequence TTGACGACCAGTATCAACTTAACCATTTTTATTATTTTATTAGCATTAACAGCATTTTTCGTGGCAACAGAGTTTGCTATTGTAAAAGTGCGCCAATCACGTATTGATCAGCTACTTGCAGAAGGTGTAAAAAGCGCACCATCCGCAAAGCAAGTAACGACACATTTGGATGAATATTTATCGGCCTGCCAATTAGGAATTACCGTAACAGCACTTGGTATCGGGATGGTAGGGGAGAAAACGTTTGAGTTTATTCTTCACCCATTTTTTGAAATGCTAGGTATTGGCACAGATTATATTAAGTTTTTCACAATTGGTGGCGCTTTTGTTATTGCCACGTTTTTACACGTTGTTGTTGGTGAATTAGCACCAAAAACAGTAGCAATTCAAAAAGCTGAAAAAGTAACATTGCTGTTTTCAAAGCCAATTATGCTTTTCTATAAAATTTTATATCCATTCATTTGGTTTTTGAATGGCTCAGCGCGTTTATTAGTGGGCTTATTTGGCATGAAGCCTGCGAGCGAGCATGAGCTGTCACATACGGAGGAAGAGCTACGCTTACTGCTTGCAGAAAGCTTTAAGAGCGGTGAAATTAATAAAAATGAATTGAAATACGTAAATAATGTATTCGAATTCGATGATAAAATTGCACGCGAAATCATGGTGCCACGTACAGAAATTGTTGGCTTCGATATTAGTGCTAATTTCCGCGAAATCATTACACTTATTTCAGAGGAACGCTATACACGCTACCCAGTTTATGATGGAGATCGCGATAACATTATCGGCTTCCTAAATATTAAGGAAATTTTAACATTGGGAATTAATAATCGAATTACAGAGGAAACATTTAAATTTGAAGATTTTATTAATCCTATTTTAAAAACAATCGAAACAATTCCAATTCACGATTTACTGACGAAAATGCAAAAAGAACGTGTGCATATGGCCGTTTTATTGGATGAATATGGCGGTACATCAGGCTTAGTAACAGTTGAAGATATTTTAGAGGAGCTAGTTGGTGAAATTCGCGATGAATTTGATGGAGATGAGGTTCCAGACATTCGAAAAGTAGGCGAGGGACATTATATTTTATATGCAAAAATGCTGTTAGATGACGTGTCAAAGCTATTACATATCGAATTGGAAAATCCTGATATTGATACAATTGGTGGCTGGTACTTCTCACAAAATACAGATTTAGTTGATGACGTTGTGATCGAATATGAAAATTATGCATTTTCAATTTACGAAAAAGAAGATATTTATTTGCGTTACATTGAAGTGCGGAAGCTAGAAGAGAAAGAGCTAGTAGTGGAGGAGTAA
- a CDS encoding LysR family transcriptional regulator — translation MELLQLKYFQVVAHTEHLSQAAQQLNIAQPSLSLTIKRLENELGVSLFERNGRHIQLNAAGKAFLQHVNRILLELENAKLAVQTIQKEEFNTVKITLSNPRFLTNLISDFITAYPTIHLQQGIALKREIVMSLRKGEIDLGIAGPPIQDAEIESHLLMDEDIVLALPAHHPLIAREKVALHEIASEPFLTLANNEEYSDYVTKLCEGAGFTPKIRFEVDTQLLKEVIKLNQAVALLPISACRMGNLHYVQIADAAYTYPIGLSWHKNKMPTPAIEMLRNFIIDYYERNKVFYKL, via the coding sequence TTGGAGCTATTGCAATTAAAATATTTTCAAGTAGTTGCCCATACAGAGCATCTATCACAGGCAGCACAGCAACTAAATATTGCACAGCCATCCTTAAGTTTGACGATTAAACGCTTGGAAAATGAACTAGGTGTCTCATTGTTTGAGCGCAATGGGCGGCATATTCAATTAAATGCAGCCGGCAAAGCCTTTTTGCAACATGTCAATCGCATCTTATTAGAACTGGAAAACGCAAAATTAGCAGTACAAACGATACAAAAAGAGGAGTTCAATACTGTCAAAATTACTCTATCCAATCCACGCTTTTTAACGAATTTAATTAGTGATTTTATTACAGCGTACCCGACCATTCATTTGCAGCAAGGGATTGCCTTAAAGCGTGAAATCGTTATGAGCCTGAGGAAGGGAGAAATTGATTTAGGCATAGCAGGCCCACCCATTCAGGACGCTGAAATCGAGAGCCATTTATTAATGGACGAGGATATTGTCTTAGCATTGCCAGCACATCATCCATTAATAGCACGAGAGAAGGTTGCCTTACATGAAATTGCAAGCGAACCATTTCTTACGCTTGCCAATAATGAGGAATACAGTGACTATGTAACAAAGTTATGCGAGGGAGCTGGCTTCACACCAAAAATACGCTTTGAAGTGGATACACAGCTACTAAAGGAGGTCATCAAATTAAATCAGGCAGTTGCACTTCTTCCCATTTCCGCCTGTCGCATGGGCAATTTACATTATGTCCAAATCGCGGATGCTGCCTATACATACCCAATTGGACTATCTTGGCATAAAAATAAAATGCCTACACCTGCAATTGAAATGTTGCGAAATTTTATTATCGATTATTATGAACGAAATAAAGTATTTTATAAATTATAA
- a CDS encoding acetoacetate decarboxylase, which produces MKKEDVIKQITTPLDAGAYPLPPYRFYNREYLNIVYKTDMESLRKIVPEPLEVTTPYVKFEIMKMPDVSGLGSYTECGQIIPVELNGEQGEYLHSMYVDSFPAIASGREISGYPKKLGKPNLYVDSDVLVGTLDYGTLRVATATMGYKHFPMSQAEALAEITKPTFMLKKIPGYNGAPLVCQLVRTEITDVEIKGAWMGPARLELFAHVLAPMKDLPVLEIVSASHIVTELSLSGASVVYDYLEEE; this is translated from the coding sequence ATGAAAAAAGAAGATGTCATCAAACAAATTACAACACCTTTAGATGCAGGAGCATATCCATTACCACCATATCGCTTTTATAATCGCGAATACCTCAATATTGTATATAAAACAGATATGGAAAGCTTGAGAAAAATTGTACCAGAGCCACTAGAGGTAACAACACCTTATGTGAAATTTGAAATAATGAAAATGCCTGATGTTTCAGGCTTAGGCTCTTATACAGAATGTGGACAAATCATTCCAGTAGAGCTAAATGGCGAGCAGGGCGAATATTTGCACTCGATGTATGTCGATAGCTTTCCAGCAATCGCCTCAGGTCGAGAAATTAGTGGCTATCCTAAAAAATTGGGTAAGCCGAATTTATATGTTGATTCAGATGTATTGGTAGGAACACTTGATTATGGAACGCTACGTGTGGCAACAGCGACAATGGGCTACAAGCATTTCCCAATGTCACAGGCGGAAGCTTTAGCTGAAATTACAAAGCCAACATTTATGCTAAAGAAAATACCAGGCTACAATGGCGCACCGCTTGTTTGTCAGCTTGTACGCACAGAAATTACAGATGTTGAAATAAAAGGTGCATGGATGGGACCAGCACGCTTGGAGCTATTTGCACATGTTTTAGCACCAATGAAGGATTTACCTGTTTTAGAAATCGTTTCAGCCTCACATATTGTGACAGAGCTATCGCTCAGTGGGGCTTCCGTCGTATACGATTATTTAGAGGAAGAATAG
- a CDS encoding ketopantoate reductase family protein, which produces MRIAILGAGSLGTVIGAYIAEGGQDVELIDVYEAHVQALNEKGAKIIGTTEMTAKVKAVTPEKMTGVYDLVLLLTKQLYNDSVLTNLLPFLHDSSVVCSLQNGIPESKIAEIVGCERVIAGAVEFGATFTEPGVSELTTEYNRFKQYAFQIGELNGEKTARIQKIQEVLALVGGTHISENLVGTKWSKLLINNAFSGLSAAMNTTYGGVLDNEISVRSAAHIIDETIKVGHANGITFAKMNDFDIASLEIREADDIEQHIKTLRVIIEPARLLKASMLQDLEKKRKTEIDFINGVVPQLAKGIATPYNDLVVAIVKQAEQEGSLPDFDTTVLALAELNNK; this is translated from the coding sequence ATGAGAATTGCAATTTTAGGTGCTGGTTCACTCGGCACAGTAATCGGCGCATATATCGCTGAGGGTGGACAAGATGTTGAATTAATCGATGTGTATGAGGCACATGTCCAAGCTTTAAATGAAAAAGGCGCCAAAATTATTGGTACAACGGAGATGACAGCGAAAGTAAAAGCGGTCACACCAGAAAAGATGACAGGCGTGTATGACTTAGTGTTGCTATTAACAAAGCAACTATACAATGATTCTGTTTTAACAAATTTACTACCATTTTTACATGACAGCAGTGTGGTTTGCTCATTACAAAATGGAATTCCAGAAAGTAAAATAGCAGAAATTGTCGGATGTGAACGCGTGATCGCAGGTGCAGTGGAATTTGGTGCAACCTTTACAGAGCCAGGTGTTTCAGAGCTGACAACAGAATACAATCGCTTTAAGCAATATGCCTTCCAAATTGGTGAATTAAACGGTGAAAAAACGGCACGCATTCAAAAAATTCAGGAAGTATTAGCCCTTGTTGGTGGCACACATATTTCAGAAAACCTTGTCGGCACAAAATGGTCGAAACTTTTAATTAATAACGCATTTAGCGGGCTTTCTGCAGCGATGAACACAACATATGGCGGCGTATTAGATAATGAAATTAGCGTGCGTAGTGCAGCTCATATTATTGATGAAACAATTAAAGTTGGTCATGCAAATGGTATCACATTTGCCAAAATGAATGACTTTGACATCGCCTCATTAGAAATAAGAGAGGCAGATGATATCGAACAACATATTAAAACATTGCGTGTTATTATTGAGCCAGCCCGTCTGTTAAAAGCAAGCATGCTACAGGATTTAGAAAAAAAACGCAAAACAGAAATTGACTTTATTAACGGTGTTGTGCCGCAATTAGCGAAAGGCATTGCCACACCGTATAACGATTTAGTTGTAGCAATAGTGAAACAGGCGGAGCAAGAAGGAAGTTTACCCGACTTTGATACAACAGTCCTTGCCTTGGCAGAGTTGAACAATAAGTAA
- a CDS encoding YugN family protein has product MLLLETALVGREAKYGLLRSQICKYGFSIGGNWDYDKGSFDVALWREGGTTIYLRAPFVVVEGEMDCYDCIIRFQKPFIIKHIVNMGLDYDESSWLDATGASQFQSPVEKDAEICQKSKWMNVGQDVIENQLIPYIH; this is encoded by the coding sequence TTGTTATTATTAGAAACAGCTCTTGTAGGGCGTGAGGCAAAATATGGCTTATTGCGTAGCCAAATTTGTAAATATGGATTTTCGATTGGTGGTAACTGGGATTATGACAAAGGAAGCTTTGATGTTGCGTTATGGCGCGAAGGAGGAACGACGATTTATTTGAGAGCTCCTTTCGTTGTAGTAGAAGGAGAAATGGATTGCTATGACTGCATTATTCGCTTTCAAAAACCATTTATTATTAAGCATATCGTCAATATGGGGTTGGATTACGATGAAAGCTCTTGGCTTGATGCAACGGGAGCAAGTCAATTCCAATCCCCAGTTGAAAAGGACGCAGAAATATGTCAAAAAAGCAAATGGATGAACGTAGGGCAGGATGTCATTGAAAATCAATTAATCCCGTATATTCACTAA
- a CDS encoding alpha/beta hydrolase: MRSWQSFLFEQFLIWRKTKQKFLDVQEMALFIEERRQAPAYELDEKFQAKHHITKYQYDGMLYYVLNEHIDAQKNLLYFHGGAYINDPLMFHWRYLVKLAERTQFRIIVPIYPKLPHFTHEALYEKLHSFYAMLCEKHSEPFIFMGDSAGGGIALAFAQDVMLQNKRRAEQIILFSAWLDVSGEDPRYADVEKIDPMLGLAGAQMLGKLWANSQDISHHLVSPLHGPLQDIGRITLFVGTGEMLIVDAHMLLEKAKKEDVDLLYFEYPKMNHVFPVFPIPEAKKVWKQLLPILLR; encoded by the coding sequence ATGAGAAGCTGGCAAAGTTTTTTATTTGAGCAATTTTTAATTTGGCGTAAGACGAAGCAAAAGTTTTTAGATGTGCAAGAAATGGCACTTTTTATCGAGGAAAGAAGACAAGCACCAGCCTATGAGCTTGATGAAAAATTTCAAGCAAAGCATCATATTACTAAATATCAATACGATGGTATGCTGTACTATGTTTTGAATGAGCATATTGACGCTCAGAAAAATCTTCTTTATTTTCATGGTGGCGCTTATATTAATGACCCGCTGATGTTTCATTGGCGCTATCTTGTAAAGCTAGCTGAACGCACACAGTTTCGTATTATTGTGCCGATTTATCCAAAGTTACCACATTTTACACATGAGGCATTGTATGAAAAACTGCACTCATTTTACGCTATGCTTTGTGAAAAACATAGCGAGCCCTTTATTTTTATGGGAGATTCAGCTGGTGGAGGGATTGCACTCGCTTTCGCACAGGATGTTATGCTGCAAAATAAGCGACGGGCGGAACAAATCATTTTATTTTCCGCATGGCTTGATGTCTCAGGGGAGGACCCGCGTTATGCAGATGTTGAAAAAATTGATCCGATGCTTGGCTTAGCTGGTGCGCAAATGCTTGGAAAGCTGTGGGCAAACTCTCAAGATATTTCACACCATTTAGTTAGTCCACTGCACGGCCCTTTGCAGGATATTGGACGCATTACATTGTTTGTTGGTACAGGAGAAATGCTGATTGTTGATGCTCATATGCTACTTGAAAAAGCAAAGAAGGAAGACGTTGATCTACTCTATTTTGAATATCCAAAAATGAATCACGTATTTCCTGTTTTTCCAATTCCAGAGGCTAAAAAAGTATGGAAGCAGCTACTGCCAATTTTACTTAGATAA